From Nerophis lumbriciformis linkage group LG38, RoL_Nlum_v2.1, whole genome shotgun sequence, the proteins below share one genomic window:
- the ppil1 gene encoding peptidyl-prolyl cis-trans isomerase-like 1 produces the protein MSGIPPDTWQPPTVTLETTMGTIVLELYWKHAPKTCKNFAELARRGYYNNTKFHRIIQNFMVQGGDPTGTGRGGASIYGKQFEDELHQELKFTGAGILAMANAGPDSNGSQFFLSLKPTQWLDGKHTIFGRVHQGMGVLNRIGLVETSGQDRPVDDVRIISAYAAN, from the exons ATGTCAGGAATTCCTCCGGATACATGGCAGCCTCCCACTGTTACACTAGAAACaac GATGGGGACAATTGTGTTGGAGCTTTACTGGAAACATGCACCCAAAACCTGCAAGAATTTCGCAGAGCTGGCTCGAAGAGGCTACTATAATAATACCAAGTTCCATAGGATAATACAGAACTTTATGGTGCAGGGCGGTGACCCCACAGGAACAG GTCGGGGTGGTGCATCCATATATGGCAAGCAGTTTGAAGATGAACTGCACCAAGAGCTCAAATTCACAG GTGCTGGTATCTTAGCAATGGCTAACGCGGGACCGGATTCCAATGGAAGTCAGTTTTTCCTCTCTCTCAAACCCACTCAGTGGTTGGATGGAAAACATACCATCTTCGGAAGAGTGCATCAGGGCATGGGAGTGCTGAACCGGATTGGGTTGGTGGAAACCAGCGGTCAAGATCGGCCTGTCGACGATGTGAGGATCATCTCTGCTTATGCGGCCAACTAA